A region of Argentina anserina chromosome 5, drPotAnse1.1, whole genome shotgun sequence DNA encodes the following proteins:
- the LOC126793319 gene encoding probable alkaline/neutral invertase D: MEGLRNVSSHCSISDMDDYDLSRLLDKPRLNIKRERSFDERSLSELSIGLARAGLDNFDSSYSPGGRSGFDTPASSTRNSFEPHPMVAEAWEALRRSLVFFRNQPVGTIAAYDHASEEVLNYDQVFVRDFVPSALAFLMNGEPEIVKNFLLKTLQLQGWEKRIDRFKLGEGAMPASFKVLHDPVRKTDTIHADFGESAIGRVAPVDSGFWWIILLRAYTKSTGDLSLAETEDCQKGMKLILTLCLSEGFDTFPTLLCADGCSMIDRRMGIYGYPIEIQALFFMALRCACALLKPDTEGKEFIDRISKRLHALSYHMRGYFWLDFQQLNDIYRYKTEEYSHTAVNKFNVIPDSIPDWVFDFMPTRGGYFIGNVSPARMDFRWFALGNCIAILSSLATPEQSIAIMDLIEARWEELVGEMPLKIAYPAIESHEWRIVTGCDPKNTRWSYHNGGSWPVLLWMLTAACIKTGRPQIARKAIELAESRLLKDSWPEYYDGKLGRYIGKQARKYQTWSIAGYLVAKMMLEDPSHLGMISLEEDKQMKPVIRRSSSWTC, translated from the exons atggAGGGACTACGAAATGTGAGCTCGCATTGCTCCATCTCGGACATGGACGACTACGATCTGTCGAGGCTGCTTGACAAGCCGAGGCTCAATATCAAGAGGGAGAGGTCCTTTGACGAGAGGTCACTCAGTGAGCTCTCCATTGGCCTCGCCAGAGCTGGATTGGACAACTTTGACAGCTCGTATTCGCCGGGAGGGAGGTCCGGTTTCGACACGCCTGCCTCGTCCACTCGCAACTCGTTTGAGCCTCATCCCATGGTTGCCGAGGCGTGGGAAGCTCTCCGGCGCTCTCTGGTGTTCTTCCGGAACCAGCCGGTGGGGACTATTGCTGCTTATGATCACGCCTCGGAGGAAGTGTTGAACTATGATCAG GTTTTTGTGCGTGACTTTGTACCAAGTGCTCTGGCTTTCCTAATGAATGGTGAGCCTGAGATAGTGAAAAACTTTCTCTTGAAGACGCTTCAGCTTCAAGGGTGGGAAAAAAGAATAGACAGGTTCAAGCTTGGAGAAGGTGCTATGCCAGCAAGTTTCAAAGTTCTTCATGACCCTGTTAGGAAGACAGATACTATCCATGCAGATTTTGGTGAGAGTGCAATTGGACGAGTTGCACCGGTTGACTCTGGTTTCTGGTGGATTATATTGCTCCGTGCATATACAAAGTCAACAGGAGATTTATCTCTGGCGGAAACAGAAGATTGTCAAAAGGGCATGAAGCTTATATTGACTCTATGTCTGTCAGAAGGCTTTGACACATTCCCAACTTTGCTTTGTGCTGATGGATGCTCTATGATTGATCGTAGAATG GGAATATATGGTTATCCTATTGAGATTCAAGCTCTGTTCTTTATGGCGCTCAGATGTGCTTGTGCATTGCTAAAACCAGATACAGAAGGAAAAGAATTTATAGACCGAATTTCAAAGCGTTTGCATGCCTTGAGTTACCACATGCGAGGTTACTTCTGGCTAGATTTCCAACAATTAAATGACATATACCGTTATAAGACTGAAGAGTACTCACATACTGCAGTAAATAAGTTCAATGTCATTCCTGATTCCATCCCAGACTGGGTATTTGATTTTATGCCCACACGGGGTGGCTACTTTATTGGCAATGTGAGTCCTGCAAGGATGGATTTTAGATGGTTTGCTCTGGGTAATTGTATTGCAATTCTATCTTCTCTCGCGACCCCAGAGCAATCAATAGCTATAATGGATCTTATTGAAGCTCGCTGGGAAGAGTTGGTGGGAGAAATGCCTCTGAAAATTGCTTATCCAGCAATTGAAAGTCATGAGTGGCGAATTGTTACTGGTTGTGATCCTAAGAATACCAGATGGAGTTACCATAATGGAGGGTCTTGGCCAG TGCTTTTATGGATGCTAACGGCTGCCTGCATTAAGACGGGACGACCACAAATCGCAAGGAAAGCAATTGAGCTTGCTGAGAGTCGTCTGCTAAAAGATTCTTGGCCAGAATATTATGATGGGAAGCTAGGGAGATATATTGGCAAACAGGCAAGGAAGTACCAGACATGGTCAATAGCTGGATATTTGGTTGCAAAGATGATGCTAGAAGATCCATCGCATTTGGGTATGATCTCACTGGAAGAGGACAAGCAAATGAAACCTGTAATTAGGAGATCATCATCGTGGACATGCTGA